From Malus sylvestris chromosome 1, drMalSylv7.2, whole genome shotgun sequence:
TGTACATAATTAAATAATctaaaaggaaaatataaatatttattcttttataaaacAATCTTGAGGTTCTTTTGCCTATTGGGGGCAAGAAGAAAACGGTAAAATCTTAAGATATGATGCCCTTCAGGGCTTTGTTTTGGAAACTTTTGTCtgcacataattttttttgtataaggAAGCAATTTGGCCACTGGGCATCAAGAATATGCCAgatatctttctttctttgttaaatAATGCCAGATATGTTTCAAGGAAATTGGAAAGGAAGTTTTATAAATTTGCTGCTTACTATGTGGGATTAGAAACTTTGATCGCATGAACGGATTTTAATTGTTCAGGTCGCACCAATTTTCTTCTCATTGGCTGAGGTTCTCGTGCAGGTTGTTGAGGAGGATCCTAACAGTGCTAGTGCGGCCATACAGAAGAGGATGAATGGTGATGATCCTCAACTTACAACAGAGGAACGACTGAAAATAAGACAGTTTCTCGAATCTTGTCCCAGTGATGAGTGAATTACAAAAGGGCAATACATTTGTTCTAGCATGTAAAGTAGTTACTGTACGAGTTCCCTACTATTATATGTTAACATATATGAAATAATGTGGTATAGTTAATGATCAATAAATGTAAATTCCTATTCCAGCAACAACTTAATAATAGAAAGGAGCGGAATTTAAAGTGACAGACCTGATTTGTGAATGAAGAGATTGGAAACTGCTGATAAATGTTGTAGAGATCTTTTCAGAAGGATGAAGATAGGAAAGCTGTGTTTGATTGTGGTAGAGGTAAGTCCCGCTCAACATGAATTTTCCACAGCCTTGTTTCATGATTATTTGTTTGAGTATATTTGATGCGAGTTTGTTAAGAGGTTGATGATAATTGAATAATCGGTACTGGCACAAAATTCTACTTATATTTGTTTGATCCCTAAACCGTAAACTCACCTATTGGGGGGTTCAAGACTTATTACAGATTATGGTAAATTGCGTTCTGCAGAGATTATTAGAGATTACAATATTCTCGGGGTTTCTGTTAGGAGACCGATTTGTGGTGAGCTTGATTTTTGAATTATGTTAAACTGTTTGTTGAGTTCCTTTCTGTTGGTTTTGTGAATTATAATGTAGCATAATTATGAAGTATCTGGTTGTTACTCGTGTTTGATGTGAGACGTTGGCATCTCTAAGTTCAAAAGGGAAATTGTTTTAGTGACCTACTCATTATCATTAGATTGAAACTTTTTGTTTACTTGTGGTGATGGATAAATTCTGCTTTCTGCGTTTGATGCTCGTGTGTTGATACAAGACTGGGAAACTGCTGATATGAATTGTTAACTTAGATGTGTGGTGGGCCCCTGATGTTGCATTTCCGTGTACTTGCACTAGTATTGTATCTTTGTTTGATGTATAATTCTTTTCACCTGTTGAGGTTTCTGGTATCAGATTCTACAGCTGCTGCGCTTCTGCTTTCCGAGTATTTGACCCAATGTGGCCCCTAGCTCCAAATCCCACAGCACCCTACTCTCCCGCTACTCTTTTATTGTAtttgttttgcttttctttCCTCCCCgaaccatcaaatgaatcatcCCGAACATAGACTTCTCAAAGCTCAAATAAGGAAAGAAAATAGTACTAATTGCTTCGGTTGTGTTTACAAAGTGATATCGGCCGTGACCATTTGGTGTCCCATGTCGGTGTTAAACGCTCCAAATTTATAGGttaacaaacttaaaataaatagCCCTTGGTAGgttggaattgaaatgaaagactcaagatttaagtggttcacTTCTCAAATTGGACTACATTCATTGTGTTGCTCAGGTTGTACTAATTTTAAAGGTTACGAATAGCATTCAGCTAAAGACTtacctttttctctctttagtCGTCCAACCACCTTACAAGAGGTTCCCACCTATTTATATAGGCCCTCCATGAACCCAGAAAAaactcttacattcctagcattTAATGTGTCACATGCATCGACTAGCGGGTTGGAACTTTCTTTAACCATCAGTCGACATTCGATGCGTGAAGTGATGCTTGCTCAGTCAGGGAACGTCTTTCTAGATCGATATGTACCAAGCAACCAGCTTAGCCTTGATTTatcaaaaatgtcatttcaaaCAGTGGACGAACCACCTTTATGTCCCGTTCTTGAGTTCTACTTTTGATTGGTGATTGACACGTGGTTTGAATAGTGTCTGAGTAGGCCTACTCCTAAAACTTTGGGCCATAAAGTTATTAGTCTTCCCACGTGTCTTTGGGGGTCAAAAAGTACATTATGTTGCTTAGTCGGACTAGGCTAGTGAGCGGTCCACTCTAGCACTCAGGTATATCCTTCCTTGGGCTTCTCAATCTTCTAGGTTTGAATTGGGCCTTTTGGATCTCTTCCCTGACTTGCACCATTTTATGAGCCGAAAATAATCCTGAATTGACAATCGGTTCATTGCTTTGATTAGGTCTAAAAGATCACTCTATACCTAAACATTGGACACATTTCGGTTTGAAAGGCTTGGCTATTTTTATAGTGGATAAGAATCAACTCCGGGAAAGCTGGTCTTTATACCTGCCGTCACTTTGCGAGAGGACAGTCGGAAGAAAAAGAACATGTGAAGCGTAAACGCAAATAGCTTATACACACCATCTCCTCGACAGAATTTACTGCTCCGCGCGGAATTTACCAGTAAAGAGGCAAGACCAGCATAGGCTTTTTGTTCCCAAAACTATTCATTGCATTGAGAATACAAGGACCAAACAACAAGTTTTGGAGAGAGGAGGGCCTGAGCAAATTCATAGATATACAAACATGTCAATTTAAATCCCACTAGCCAGAAGTCGAATGATAAAAGAATCAACGAAATTATCAAGCAACCATTTATCACAGTGGTGGAAAGGGTGTTGAATCCTTGCATGACGGCGTAGGTTCCAACCCCGTcagtgactaatctaacatctaatctaacaaatctatcgtttaaaaaaaaaaaaaaacgaaattatCAATATTGGGTCATTGGACAGAGTTTTATCATACAAACTATAATTCAAAAAGGTAAagttatgtaaaattttgaatcACTGTATATATCAAACATTCAATACAAAACCTTTAATATGCAATCTTTGTATCCCTACAAAAGCTCAATAAGAAGCAAGGATATTGCCGGTCAATATGGTGGATCATGTACACGCTCGCTCTTACACAAGTTCATTTGTTCCAAAATATTCCTATCTTCCTGCGTGCGTGACTCAGACGACACTGAATGCTGATTGTATTGTAGACGAGAACCGGGATGCAATGGTCTGGGAGGCAAACTGTTGGATCTGCTTTTTCGCGTCTGGAAGCAAAATCAAAGTGTTATTAACCAAGAATATGAAGACAAATTATCCCATCAGAAACTACGgggagaaagaaaaaggaaagccAACTAGTGAATCTATCTTCAAATATGGAACCATTCCAATCTAACAGTTGTAGGTGATGAGTAACATGCGTGTTACCTGCAAGAATGAGAGCTTAATAGCTACAGTACAATATCATCTACTTATTTATACAAACCGTTCATATGTTTTGGGTGTAAAAGAAaacttctggggttctgtcttATTTGTGAGTTTTCCACATtcttgagttttatgtttgggttttgtggttccAAATTTGTTGGTTTTATCAATTATCATCATTAAAGATCGCCCCAACATAAGTAGAATCCCGAACCAACCACTGTAATAGGCTACATGATGTGCGTCCAGCATAACATGCACTTCATGaaaaatgtttttcatgtaatCTGTCCCAATAGTTTTTAAACCCCATCCATCCTGTGACacaaaacacagaaaaatatCCTATATATCCATATATCTAAcgacaaaatcaaatcaatgcTTCCATACCTTTACGGCATTTGGTAAAGCCAACAATATTCGCAATGCTAAGGGTCAAACACACTCCTACGACGAGGAGATAATCTGCCTGAAACTTTATTAGAGAAAATATTCCAAGCACAATCCATGCAACAGCCTGCCCAAAAATGTAAAACAGCAACTTGAGACGTCAAAATAAAACAGTTCACAACTATGTGCACCTTTTACATTCATGCACAGTGGACcttgctatatatatatttttttaaaatactttTTCAGTTTCAATATTATTCATATCATCTTCAACTCCAAGCAGATCCATCCAGCTTCTTGTTAAACACACAAGTAACACAATGCTTTTAATATCTACTTTTATAACCTAATGCATATAATTTATCAGTATAAATCTTTATGAAAAATCGTACATATGAAAATTGGTGCTGCACCACTTGTTATATTGAAGCTTATTTGCTTACCGTGATGTAAAGTGTCCACCAGAAGAGCCATGAATCCTTTTTGTTCATCCGAGCCAATGACTAAAGACATACAAGTAAGGGTCAGCATGAATGGTAGTCAGGTGGTAACAGAGTCAAAAGTAAACACTCTTATATCATTGAGCTTAGTAAcaaagggaagagaagacaatAATACAGATTTTTGTGATGGTAATACTAACCTCCTGGTCAAGGCATTCAAATTTCCACACACTCTCACCAAGATCATTTATTTCATTCCACCACCTCAACCCAACTAAGATGCGTCCACTAACATTCTTAACTACCCAGAAATCAAGAGCGGAAAGAAGAACAGTCACAACAAAAATGATGACAAAGTTATCAAAAAAGAGGGCAGAAAGTATGTAAAAAGCCAATGCTCCAGCCTGTGAAAGAGAGGGAACATAATGTTACTTTGTGAAGGAGGCACCACATTTAAATGACAATCTTTCGTTTATAAGAAACGGTAAACAAGAAAACTATAGATACTAGACCTTGAAAAGAACGTGGAAGAAACAAGTCTTTGGGTTGGCATAGTTTTCCCCTTGTGGCTGCAGATGAAAGTAGAGTAGAATTAGCTAAATGGAAACAAAAATGAGAAATGGTTACAATATAATGGGTCCCCGAGTTCAAAACAACACCATCTTACTTTCAACCACAACATAACGGGTCCCCCAGTTCATCGGAAAGGGCCAAAATTAAGGGGAAGTTTTCACATTCAGAGTTGCATTCATATTATTATCTAGTTTCTGCTAAGGGCAAAAAAGGTAACACCTTTGATAAGAAACTCAATCCTCTTGCGACATATTACACTCTGAAATTGAACTCTTTCTTTGGGTGACATAACAACATAAACCCTCTTCCTATTTTTTGTTTCCCTTCAATAAAACCCTTCCTATTCGAAAATTAGATTTAGCTGCTGATTATACAGCAGATTAGAATTAAGTCCCTGCACAATGCTAGACCTCCTCGAAAATTAATGAATGATACTCAATTTCCTCTCCCTTTCCACAATTTTCTACTCAACCAAACAAATTACTAAGCTCAAAACATATCAACAAAAACATCCACCTTCAGAAAATCTGAAATCCAGATCTACCATGGAAAATTTCCAAATGAAATGTTAGCAAATATTCTAATCGTTTTCCattattttctcagcaaccaaacaagaaTGCAAAACGCATAAGCCAGATCAAGTAATCGCAATCCCAACATTAAACCCAGCAACGAATGGCCCAGAAATCCGAGAAACTGGAGCAACTGAAATCGGAAATGGTAAgcaagaaattgaagaaacgAGTCAACTCACCTGGCTGAGATCCATATTTCCCAGCTTGCGGATTTATGGGGTTATCTCCGCTCTTCTGTCTGGATTCCGAACAACAATTTTCTGagctctcttcttcttcctcttcttcttgtgTGTAACACGTTTGCTTCGTTGGATGtagcatctttttttttttcttttctttttttaaattttcttttattttcacaaTATTCAGGTGGCCTCGGCCTCAACTCAACTAACTTGGGCCCAAGATGGGCTTAGCCCTGTCCAAAGTAAACGTGGGTgggaacatttttttttttggacagaAAGGAACATTCATTAAGTAAAAAAGGTTACAGGCCAATCCAAACAGAAAGGAAAAATAACCCAAAGCAAATTGGGGGGAATCATATATAAAGCCCAGCCCAAAAATCAAGCTAAcgaaaattaaaaccctaatccCTAACTTCCAAAAGCAGACTGCTGCCGCTGCCGGTATTACGAACGTCTTGCCAGTAGCCACCAAAGCAGCAATACTAGAGAAAGCAACCGAGAGGTCAATTTGACCAAGACATCGTAACAGAAAACGTACAAACCCGAAACTAACAGAACACCACAACCAAAAGTCGACACTAGAGACGCCAAACCGAGAAATGGTTACCCGGATCCGATACACCATCACAAATCCctgcaaagataaacaaacatAGGAACACATGGATAGAAGGTGAGGCTAAGGGGGTATGTAAAATACCCTTACTTTGGTCGGAACCGCAGAACACTTGGCCTCGAGGGGATGCCAGCATGCCGGTTGGGGGGAGGGAAGTGAGCAAGGGAGATGGATCTGGCAACCATTTTCGAGGCGGCGCACACAGGTCGGGGCCCAGGAAGGGGTGCGGGCGGAGTATGAGGAGATGAGGTAGAGAGGAAAGGTGGGGGGAGAACAATTAATGAAATGTCTTTGTGAGTATTCTCGGCTTCTAAAATGGTAGACCACCGTAGGGAAGTCATCAGCTAGTCCCTAGTCCCCttttaaacaaaaagaaaaattaaaatatggtaTGAGCGATTTAAAAACAATACAATATACGGAACGATACGTATAACGTGAACGGAAAGATTGACGTCATATAACAATGTTAAATTGAGGTACTGGTACTAAGTATGGATGTGATATCAACGGAATCTCATAATGGCACCATATCAACAACATCACTGAATATCGTCAAATTTACCGACGACGACCAAATAGAAGATGGTGCAGGATAACCCAGAGCGCAACAACATCCATATTAGATCTTCATCTTGGTGATAGCAGACATCGTTGAAACCATTACCACCACCAAGATTAAGTGGTTTTGGTGGTTGTAAGTTAAACCTCATTATTATCAGGTCCATTGTCTAAGATCCTTTTTTCGAATGCGGTCTTAAAAACTCCCTCATGAAACCTCCTTAGTGTAGAATTTTCAAACGTGAGTTGGGCCAGTTACAATTCGATATTTTTGTCTCTACATTACAATAGTTTAACGCTCTTTCTATTTCTTATACATCCTTGTTAAGTTTAGTCCcttaatctttttcaattcattcggtTCAGCTATTAGAAACTAAAAAGCGGGTGTGAGATGTAAAAACTGGTTGTGGATAGCACCACTCGTTTACAATATGTCAAGTCTGCTAGGGTGGGCATTTGACTAAATAGAGTATTAAAGTAATGGATGGTTTTGAGGACTCCAGTGGGTTAAGGTGTTTCAAATATGTTCACCATATGGTCAGTGAAGTTACATTAAGCACACCCTAGATCACACGGGTTAGTGACCAGGATTCTCTCTTATTTTCTTTCCATCCCTttccatcccctcctctcacattctctattttgtatttctttttttttatatataaaaaattaatataagatgctGACATaacttaaccgtaaccgttcaaataggaggggagagaaggagagaggaaaaaaaaagagggagagaatcctactccttcGTTTTATGAGTGGTAGTATGACAACCTCATTTGCTATGAGCGGCAACAATCAATAGTTTACAACATCACTTGtatccaaaaaccaatttcaaaaaaggcttatttttagcACATCCCTTGGAagtctattttatttttcactttgcTCCTTATAACTCAAAAATTGCTACTTTATTcattgaaactcaaaatttgctTCACTTTGCCTTTTGGAACTCGATTTTGATCTCATTTTGCTCCTTGAAACCTAAAAGTTGTCTTTGTAAACTCAAAATTCGCTCTACATTGCCTTAGATctattaatttcttatgtggGTTTGATTTAGGTGCACCAGActaatcaatttatttttttatttttttctttaaacttAATATTCTCTGATTGTTGGATGTTAACGCATAATAAAGATTTATAATCTAATTTATTGCACACGTGACATAGTCATATTGGGTGTTGAGTTCCATATGTGTTTCAGGAGGCGACCTATAAGTTTTAGGGAGAAGAGAGTCCACATGCCAAAGTGAGACGAATTATGAATTTCAATGAGTAAAATGGTAACTTTTGAGTTACAAGGGGTAAAGTGAGATCAAAATAGAGTTTCAAGGGCCATAaataaaaataccaaaatattattattacacTTGTATTATACTGAGCAGTGTGCCTGACACTTATTATACTGGATCGTGTGTCTGATACACTAAAAAATATCCTTTATGGGCCGGGTCACACGCAACTCTCTCCAAACACAATAATGTAAGAAAGATGAGGTTTTGGGGTCAGGGGAGGAATGGAGAAAATCAGCATTGATTTCTTGTTGCTCCAACAGCAGGCACAAGCAAAAGCAACCATCTTACCCTAGTTCCCGTTATGGCTTTGTATCAATAAGATTCGgaggtttgcaaatttggacATTGGAGAAAATCCAAATACCAAAATACTAGAAAACAACAATTGAGTGAAGCATCTTTGAGCCACCACAAATTTGCACATTTTGTTTGGAGGGATTCAATTTCCACTTcgtgaatttttatttttattttttttatacaaagatATATTATATACTAATGGGTCTGATCCCGTTACTTCAAATATTCAAATCTAAAAATTCTTACCTACAAATGCAGAGAAATATTGTTAATTGTAGTAATAAACGAAATCAATCCTTCCAATATATGTTAGAAAGATCATTCTATATGCCTAAAACATGCAGAAATAACATACACGAAGCCGAAACATCCCATGTGATGTAATTCCCAGGTCCCTCCATGTAAAATTTGAACAGTTACTAACTGACTGTAGTGTCGGTGCTGCCTGGCTGGAGCACCAAAAGCCAACCTAGTAAGTATGGATGAGAATCCTCTCCTGATCTCTTTTGTAAAATTTCGGAAGTCAGTTTTTATTGTTCGACATCTTTCGAtcaattttcatcaaatattgtttgtgtttaattttaaataaaaaataaaacataatttctgaccgcaggATATCAGATAAACGAACAAGATAAAGTAAACTTCACGATCCTTCACAGAAAAGATTTGGATAAGATCCTATTCCATCAAGTACATAGAGTCATCGAGAtaccctaaaaaaaatataaaagagtCATAGAGATACTCACCCAGAAGCCGAACCTAATGCTCCAATTTGCAAGCTTTGTACACTGCAATTATCCTCTCACTCATCACTCTCTCCCCCTAAAAAAacgaatgaaaaaaaataatagatgAGTCCTACAATTAATGCTAATATCTTCTCAACGTGTGTCACAATTAGCCTTTGTatgctaatttttatattttttttttacagaaaaaaggaaatttaaggtttttgtttatatatttgtattaaaaatataaattggaAGGTAACCACAAACCGCCCTTggggtttttttcttttggaaagcAATGGGAACTGTGTTTAATTAGACGGAGGGTTCCGAAAGCAAACAAAAGCACTttgttttgcttcttttttttttttttttttttgggaactttaaagaaaaactttcggtactgtttattttaatgaaaaaaatcatatttttaaactaaaaaaatcaattttggtactattcattttaccctttattttattatttttgttaaaacttaaaaagttttcaaaccattttcattagtttttttttttatttttttttccgcaCAAAAACTctcataagaaaaaaaaaaaactttatttcCGAGAGTGACACGCTTTACATAATCAATCCAAACTAGAAAGCAAGCAGTCCAGGTGTCCTCCCAAAGTGCCTTTACTCTCTCGCAGGCTCTCCCCTCGGCTTTGTAGGCCGCTATATTTATAGTTGCGTTGCGTTATTCCCTTCGTCTTCGTCTTCCTCTTTCTGGGTCTTTGTAGTTTCCACTGCAGAGCAAAACCCAGATTTTAGTTTTCAGATTGAAGTTTTGGAACAATGGTGGTCCAGTTTCAGTTTTCTCCCAGAGGAGGAGCTCTCGGtgctcttcttctccttctcctgcCAGTTTTCTTGCCCACTTTGTTCAGTCCGTTGGGCCATGCTTCTCCTTCCATGTACTCGGTATGTTTCTTCCTCTTATTTAATTACCTGTTTTCCTTGGATTATACTTCTCCTTCCATGTACTCGGTAAGTGGTAACGAGGTTTTCCTGCTTTTTCTCAGAGGGATTTTCTGGCCTTTTTCTAGTGGTTTTGGTTATTGTTCAATTTACTAATGCTGTAAACGTAAAATGCAACATGGTAATTTCTTTGCCAAGCTTTTAGCATGGGCCAGATTGCATGCAGTTTTTTGCTTTGATTTGTTTGCTGCTGCCATTTTTCTTGTAAATTCGATCACCGACAAACTGAGGAACAATGATTATCATAGCAATTGAAATGCCGAGGCGCCCATCAATTGTTACGCGATGTTTGTGCAAGTAGATATGTGTGCCATTAGTGATATATAAGTGCACTTCCCACCTGTTGCAGAGATCAGGATCATTTAAACACTGCTTTTCTTTTAGGGGCTTGATGTGATGACGAAGCCGACTTTTCAGGAATGGAATGTTCCAAAATCTAAGCACCTACGCCTTCTCAAGAGTGCTTTACAACGCCAAACTGTGAGTCACAGTTGATTAGTTTGACTGATTTGTACGCATAAAATTAGActgacaagaaaaaaaaaaaatctttaccTTGTGTAGTCAGAAGGAGAACTCTCGGATCTGTGGACCCCATTGGCTAACGAATCATGGAAACCTTGTGCAGAATCATCAATTGCCCCTTGTGAGTGTTTACGGAAAACAGCGTTACTTTGGTTATGTCTCTGTATCTAAAGTAGTTTTACTATAGGTTGCAGAACTAATGTGTTTTCCTATGTTAAGTGCTACTTTTTCGCAATTGATTCTTTAATCTCATGCAGCATTACCAGAAAAATCTGAGGGATTTATCCAAGTTTTTCTTGATGGAGGGCTGAACCAGCAGAGGATGGGGGTAGGTCTTAAAAGTTTGTAATTCATCCAACGTGTATCTGTTTCAAAGTTGTGTATAACCACCTGGCTAGttcttaaaattattttatttgtagaTATGTGATGCAGTAGCAGTTGCTAAAATACTGAATGCAAC
This genomic window contains:
- the LOC126633057 gene encoding Golgi apparatus membrane protein-like protein ECHIDNA; the encoded protein is MDLSQPQGENYANPKTCFFHVLFKAGALAFYILSALFFDNFVIIFVVTVLLSALDFWVVKNVSGRILVGLRWWNEINDLGESVWKFECLDQESLARMNKKDSWLFWWTLYITAVAWIVLGIFSLIKFQADYLLVVGVCLTLSIANIVGFTKCRKDAKKQIQQFASQTIASRFSSTIQSAFSVV